A DNA window from Brassica napus cultivar Da-Ae chromosome C1, Da-Ae, whole genome shotgun sequence contains the following coding sequences:
- the LOC106373454 gene encoding uncharacterized protein LOC106373454: MAPSFFYPLPTIKDDRLEELYTVHGVDRAVVGDLASTSESSEAVRDGNGGAYLSFFETCSLLFPIPEPVLNILAELGLSLTQMCPNFLRHLLAHLVKDREEGLLFGFDELRHLVLMKRNNQNPGTFLMSPRPGRQIIQSILYRDQNWREEFFVFKIDEASVGSFDFSKLARYWTEDIVHSGISSMTDMLRGLIGALRRGWRGSLRGGHHFAPPHRRWQARPIAGYLRSQLRTRMMRVPPKVRRSHVPLSPILQDNSAAASRKRRRLSKAVMLEPSRSKRESKGWRLVLEGEGPSSMGQDDLVSFARRTRSVDCRPPSLASLDEEGAYAKVVVTSSKVMEAFNEFVVTMEDRVHALRNESEVEKEKVEVQRVTEELRTTKEEARKKTGEAMILRDEWKRARQERVVFETEVATLRTKVVELETDRDRDICGGSRAARREIANGFREVLTSLEKKWVDKKKEVFAEIQLHEVVAKLDLLNEIKDEGLVVEDEIVRLKEMEKDCKVAASLAAVPDWSVAGLDLPQVSEDLIDDEAASSSAREEANS, from the exons ATGGCTCCATCGTTCTTCTATCCTCTTCCGACGATCAAGGATGACCGGCTCGAGGAGCTTTACACCGTTCACGGCGTTGATCGGGCCGTTGTAGGTGATTTGGCTTCTACGTCTGAATCTTCGGAAGCTGTTCGTGATGGAAATGGTGGGGCGTATCTCTCCTTCTTTGAGACCTGTAGTCTTTTATTTCCGATCCCGGAGCCCGTCCTTAATATTTTAGCGGAGCTGGGCTTGTCGCTTACTCAAATGTGCCCTAATTTCCTGAGACATCTTTTGGCGCACCTGGTCAAGGATCGCGAGGAGGGTCTATTGTTCGGCTTCGACGAGCTTCGTCACCTCGTTCTGATGAAGCGAAACAACCAAAACCCTGGGACTTTTCTTATGTCTCCCCGTCCAGGACGTCAAATCATACAGAGCATCCTCTATCGTGATCAGAACTGGCGAGAGGAGTTTTTCGTCTTCAAGATCGATGAAGCGTCTGTGGGAAGCTTTGATTTCTCGAAACTTGCCCGCTATTGGACTGAGGACATAG TTCATTCGGGAATATCTTCTATGACCGACATGCTTCGGGGTTTAATCGGAGCTCTCCGGAGAG GTTGGAGAGGCAGCTTGCGAGGAGGTCATCATTTCGCACCTCCACATCGGCGTTGGCAGGCAAGGCCGATAGCGGGATACCTCCGATCCCAACTCCGCACTCGGATGATGAGGGTTCCCCCAAAGGTTCGGAGATCCCATGTTCCTTTGAGTCCCATCTTGCAGGACAACTCTGCTGCTGCGAGCCGTAAGCGGCGTCGATTGTCGAAGGCCGTTATGCTGGAGCCATCTCGTTCTAAGCGAGAATCGAAGGGATGGAGGCTTGTCCTAGAGGGCGAAGGTCCTTCATCTATGGGCCAAGACGATCTCGTTTCATTTGCTCGTCGTACGAGGTCCGTGGATTGTCGCCCTCCGTCTCTCGCTTCTCTTGATGAGGAAGGGGCTTATGCCAAAGTAGTCGTCAcgagctccaag GTTATGGAAGCTTTTAACGAGTTTGTTGTGACGATGGAGGATCGTGTGCATGCTCTTCGCAACGAGAGTGAGGTGGAGAAAGAAAAGGTTGAGGTCCAAAGGGTTACAGAGGAGCTTCGGACGACCAAGGAGGAGGCTAGGAAGAAAACTGGAGAGGCGATGATCTTGAGGGATGAATGGAAAAGGGCTCGCCAGGAAAGGGTGGTGTTTGAGACCGAGGTCGCTACCCTCAGGACCAAGGTCGTGGAGCTCGAGACTGATCGTGACCGGGATATCTGTGGGGGTTCTCGCGCCGCTCGTCGTGAAATTGCTAACGGCTTCCGAGAGGTTCTAACTTCCTTGGAGAAGAAATGGGTTGACAAGAAGAAGGAAGTGTTTGCTGAGATTCAACTCCACGAGGTGGTTGCCAAGCTCGATCTGCTGAATGAGATCAAGGATGAAGGGCTGGTTGTAGAAGACGAGATCGTTCGTCTGAAGGAGATGGAGAAAGATTGCAAGGTCGCTGCTAGTTTGGCCGCTGTTCCGGATTGGTCAGTCGCGGGTCTTGATCTTCCTCAAGTTTCCGAAGACTTGATTGACGACGAGGCTGCGAGCTCATCTGCTAGAGAAGAAGCTAACTCTTAG
- the LOC106376434 gene encoding ras-related protein RABE1c isoform X2: MAAPPARARADYDYLIKLLLIGDSGVGKSCLLLRFSDGSFTTSFITTIGIDFKIRTIELDGKRIKLQIWDTAGQERFRTITTAYYRGAMGILLVYDVTDESSFNNIRNWIRNIEQHASDNVNKILVGNKADMDESKRAVPTAKGQALADEYGIKFFETSAKTNLNVEEVFFSIGKDIKQRLSDTDSRAEPATIKISQTDQASGAGQATQKSACCGS, translated from the exons ATGGCTGCTCCACCGGCTAGGGCCAGAGCCGATTACGACTATCTCATAAAGCTTCTTTTGATTGGAGATAGCG GTGTCGGTAAAAGTTGCCTCCTCCTACGTTTCTCGGATGGCTCATTCACCACTAGCTTCATTACCACCATTGG CATTGACTTTAAGATAAGAACCATTGAGCTTGATGGCAAACGTATCAAGCTCCAGATTTGGGACACTGCTGGTCAAGAACGTTTCCGCACCATCACCACTG CTTATTACCGTGGGGCAATGGGCATTTTACTAGTGTATGATGTCACAGACGAGTCCTCCTTCAACA ACATAAGGAACTGGATTCGGAATATCGAACAGCACGCTTCAGATAATGTTAACAAAATCTTGGTAGGAAACAAGGCTGACATGGACGAAAGCAAGAGG GCTGTACCTACAGCCAAAGGTCAGGCGCTTGCTGATGAGTACGGAATTAAGTTCTTCGAAACT AGTGCCAAGACAAACCTAAACGTGGAAGAAGTTTTCTTCTCCATTGGCAAGGACATAAAACAGAGGCTTTCTGACACTGACTCCAGGGCTGAG CCTGCCACGATCAAGATAAGCCAAACGGACCAGGCATCTGGAGCCGGGCAAGCCACCCAGAAGTCTGCATGTTGTGGAAGTTAA
- the LOC106376434 gene encoding ras-related protein RABE1c isoform X1 codes for MAAPPARARADYDYLIKLLLIGDSGVGKSCLLLRFSDGSFTTSFITTIGIDFKIRTIELDGKRIKLQIWDTAGQERFRTITTAYYRGAMGILLVYDVTDESSFNSKTPSSFKAFRLRLLFINKILKSKGSYLDVFADIRNWIRNIEQHASDNVNKILVGNKADMDESKRAVPTAKGQALADEYGIKFFETSAKTNLNVEEVFFSIGKDIKQRLSDTDSRAEPATIKISQTDQASGAGQATQKSACCGS; via the exons ATGGCTGCTCCACCGGCTAGGGCCAGAGCCGATTACGACTATCTCATAAAGCTTCTTTTGATTGGAGATAGCG GTGTCGGTAAAAGTTGCCTCCTCCTACGTTTCTCGGATGGCTCATTCACCACTAGCTTCATTACCACCATTGG CATTGACTTTAAGATAAGAACCATTGAGCTTGATGGCAAACGTATCAAGCTCCAGATTTGGGACACTGCTGGTCAAGAACGTTTCCGCACCATCACCACTG CTTATTACCGTGGGGCAATGGGCATTTTACTAGTGTATGATGTCACAGACGAGTCCTCCTTCAACAGTAAAACCCCCTCCTCCTTTAAAGCCTTTCGCTTGCGGcttctttttataaataaaatcctTAAGTCAAAAGGGTCATATCTCGACGTGTTTGCAGACATAAGGAACTGGATTCGGAATATCGAACAGCACGCTTCAGATAATGTTAACAAAATCTTGGTAGGAAACAAGGCTGACATGGACGAAAGCAAGAGG GCTGTACCTACAGCCAAAGGTCAGGCGCTTGCTGATGAGTACGGAATTAAGTTCTTCGAAACT AGTGCCAAGACAAACCTAAACGTGGAAGAAGTTTTCTTCTCCATTGGCAAGGACATAAAACAGAGGCTTTCTGACACTGACTCCAGGGCTGAG CCTGCCACGATCAAGATAAGCCAAACGGACCAGGCATCTGGAGCCGGGCAAGCCACCCAGAAGTCTGCATGTTGTGGAAGTTAA